The proteins below are encoded in one region of Belonocnema kinseyi isolate 2016_QV_RU_SX_M_011 chromosome 3, B_treatae_v1, whole genome shotgun sequence:
- the LOC117169879 gene encoding neprilysin-2-like, which translates to MVRFRIFSFLFLFCVLHKCEILNAASTKDKVKHKTRNKECLTPACKYAATTIRESIEPKVKPCDNFYKFACGNFLKTAAIPKADIGVTRYASLQKNVLEQIIKRISEPTQPKEPRWMKQMKNFYKACMDKRTIEKNGLRTELAKLKKAGGWPVLEKKWNEKNFDWKRTTYAMRRLGYNIESLFSFDVVDGVKSNSYKNTLTIDHTFYPDQRQMFMRGKADPKVKAYLKYMVDIAVLFGANKVRAEKELKEALDFEIKLATIAVSGEAAKQMKLSDLAKQYPSIPWKQYFNAILKPILVIGDNEIIIVREPTFFKKFEQLMNTASKRALANYLFWKAVQYDLGYLTEKIEKRKREINIMFGDQPEWTDRSHECLQRSTALKLSIHAVYIRKDFSQKSKKRAEKLAVDIEQQLKKIVKEANWMDEKTRTIGLAKLDSMKYCIGYPKEIFDDKILNQYYSPVEVPANDYVEASSNLLIFYLNRSFKNLRKSSNNFDWTLHMDAIYEYPGAAYTPLENSIDYPAGILQGIFYDMNRPDYLNYAGIGAFDLGHEMTRAFDNEGREFGKNGFSRDWWTPETNKKFIQRADCFIQQYGNYYIEEAHVKVNGEATQNSNIADNVGVKAAYFAYQNSVKQKGPEPKLPGLNYTQSQLFWIQAAVTQCAKYTPEIMKTVIATHFGFWDRNVDGIKKSILGDSHVDSRDVDNMLEVCLF; encoded by the exons ATGGTGAGATTTCGAATTTTCAGTTTCTTGTTTCTCTTTTGTGTTTTACACAAGTGTGAAATTCTTAATGCTGCTAGTACCAAAGACAAGGTGAAACACAAAACGAGAAATAAGGAGTGTCTAACTCCTGCATGCAAATATGCTG CTACAACAATTCGTGAGAGTATCGAACCCAAGGTAAAACCGTgtgataatttttacaaattcgcctgtggtaattttttgaaaactgcaGCAATTCCAAAAGCTGATATAGGTGTCACTAGATATGCTTCCcttcagaaaaatgttttggAGCAAATAATAAAGAGAATTTCAGAGCCAACTCAACCCAAGGAACCCAGATGGATGAAACAGATGAAAAACTTTTACAAGGCTTGCATGGACAAAA GaacgattgaaaaaaatggtcttcgTACAGAACTAGCGAAATTAAAGAAAGCAGGAGGCTGGCCTGTACTGGAAAAAAAGTGGAATGAGAAAAATTTTGATTGGAAACGGACGACTTACGCTATGCGAAGACTGGGATATAATATTGAGAGCTTGTTCTCTTTCGACGTTGTCGATGGTGTTAAGTCAAACTCGTATAAAAATACTTTAACT atTGACCACACATTTTATCCTGATCAACGCCAAATGTTCATGAGAGGAAAGGCGGACCCGAAAGTCAAAGCTTACCTCAAGTATATGGTTGACATTGCTGTTCTTTTTGGTGCAAATAAAGTTAGAGCTGAAAAGGAATTAAAGGAAGCACTTGATTTCGAAATTAAGCTTGCCACT ATCGCTGTGAGTGGAGAAGCTGCTAAGCAAATGAAATTGTCCGATCTTGCAAAACAGTATCCTAGTATTCCTTGGAAGCAATACTTCAACGCAATTCTCAAACCAATTCTAGTAATTGGTGACAATGAAATAATAATAGTGCGTGAgcctacttttttcaaaaaattcgaacaattaatGAACACAGCTTCAAAAAGGGCGCTGGCTAATTACCTCTTCTGGAAAGCAGTTCAGTATGATTTAGGTTATCtgactgaaaaaattgaaaaacggaAAAGGGAGATAAACATTATGTTTGGTGATCAACCTGAATGGACTGATAGATCACATGAATGCCTACAAAGATCTACTGCGCTAAAATTAAGTATTCACGCTGTATATATCAGGAAGGATTTCAGCCAAAAATCGAAGAAAAGGGCAGAAAAATTAGCAGTTGACATTGAACAACAGTTGAAGAAAATTGTGAAAGAG GCTAACTGGATGGACGAAAAAACAAGGACAATTGGTTTGGCTAAACTTGATTCTATGAAATATTGTATTGGATATCCCAAAGAAATTTTCGATGACAAGATTCTTAACCAATACTACAGCCCGGTAGAAGTACCAGCAAATGATTACGTTGAAGCAAGTTCAAACTTGCTTATCTTTTATTTAAACcgttctttcaaaaatttaaggaaGTCTTCGAACAATTTTGATTGGACACTCCACATGGACGCTATTTATGAATATCCTGGCGCTGCATATACTCCACTGGAAAACAGCATTG ACTACCCTGCTGGAATTCTACAAGGCATTTTCTACGATATGAATAGGCCTGACTATTTGAATTACGCCGGGATTGGTGCATTTGATTTGGGACATGAAATGACCCGTGCTTTTGATAACGAAGGTAGAGAATTTGGTAAAAACGGATTCTCTAGGGACTGGTGGACTCcagaaacgaataaaaaatttattcagagAGCTGATTGCTTTATTCAGCAGTACGGCAATTATTACATTGAAGAAGCCCACGTAAAA gTGAATGGTGAAGCAACCCAAAATTCCAACATTGCAGACAATGTAGGCGTGAAAGCAGCGTACTTCGCCTATCAAAATTCAGTAAAGCAAAAAGGCCCAGAACCCAAATTGCCAGGGTTAAACTATACCCAGTCGCAACTTTTTTGGATTCAAGCAGCTGTAACACAATGTGCGAAATACACCCCGGAGATAATGAAAACTGTAATTGCGACCC